The following coding sequences lie in one Equus asinus isolate D_3611 breed Donkey chromosome 1, EquAss-T2T_v2, whole genome shotgun sequence genomic window:
- the LOC106841871 gene encoding olfactory receptor-like protein OLF3: MGQENKTQIWVREFILLGLSSDWGTQVSLFVLILAMYVVTTVGNVLILALIRLDSRLHTPMYFFLSVLSFVDLCYSNSFAPQMLAHFLSAQKSIPFHSCVFQFYVSLALGGSEFFLLGAMAYDRYVAVCHPLHYIVIMHGGLCLGLAAGCLVAGFMNSLMETIITFRLPLCHKVINHFACETLAVLRLACVDISFNKIMAAISGFLVIMLPCSLVLFSYGRIVAAILRIHSTQGRRKAFGTCASHLTVVCMCFGAAIFTYLRPQSASSMEEEKMVALFYSVVAPMLNPLIYSLRNKEVMAALQKVSEKFRDKG, from the coding sequence ATGGGCCAGGAAAATAAAACCCAGATATGGGTGAGAGAGTTTATTCTGCTGGGGCTGTCCAGTGACTGGGGGACTCAGGTCTCCCTCTTTGTCCTGATCCTGGCCATGTACGTGGTGACTACTGTGGGAAATGTCCTCATTCTTGCCCTGATCAGACTGGACAGCAGGCTTCAtacccccatgtacttcttccttagTGTTTTATCCTTTGTGGACCTTTGCTATTCAAACAGCTTTGCCCCACAAATGCTGGCCCACTTTCTCTCAGCTCAGAAGTCCATCCCATTCCACAGTTGTGTGTTCCAGTTCTACGTGTCCCTGGCATTGGGTGGGTCTGAGTTCTTCTTGCTGGGagccatggcctatgaccgctatgtggcagTATGCCACCCACTTCACTACATAGTCATCATGCATGGAGGGCTGTGCCTGGGGCTGGCTGCCGGCTGCTTGGTGGCTGGTTTCATGAATTCACTGATGGAAACAATCATCACCTTCCGGCTTCCTCTGTGTCACAAAGTTATCAATCACTTTGCCTGTGAGACCCTAGCAGTGCTACGGCTAGCCTGTGTGGACATCTCCTTCAACAAGATCATGGCGGCCATCTCAGGATTTCTGGTGATCATGCTTCCCTGTTCTCTGGTCCTCTTCTCCTACGGTCGTATCGTTGCTGCCATTCTGCGCATTCATTCTACTCAGGGACGCCGCAAAGCATTTGGGACTTGTGCCTCCCACCTCACTGTGGTTTGTATGTGCTTTGGCGCAGCCATCTTCACCTACCTGAGGCCACAGTCAGCCTCCTCAATGGAAGAAGAGAAGATGGTTGCTCTATTCTATTCTGTGGTGGCACCTATGTTGAACCCATTGATCTACAGCTTGAGGAATAAGGAAGTTATGGCTGCTCTCCAGAAAGTTTCAGAGAAATTCAGAGATAAAGGATAA